The following are from one region of the Actinopolyspora halophila DSM 43834 genome:
- a CDS encoding serine hydrolase domain-containing protein, which produces MSDKQNSQATITDVPGLERRFLEVLDETIRDDIARGDYYGANVIVARHGRIALRGTYGRSDIDTDRPTAGDNIYRVLSMSKGFTNALVLRALSEGKLMLSTRVVDLIPEFFGPEPFRAARKDRINVAHLLTHRAGMPATPNPGLGPEQFAVLADVIAALGTVDVVHEPGTNLNYSPAINHALLGEMVRRAYGAESFRELAHEKVFAPIGMTHTRFGLSPAWKNRAVPLKVIVANDSWLDPDDIECLNEVIDRPDAEMPWVGAVSTIDDVFAFTEMLRNRGRTSGGEQLIGESVLDFATTNQTGDDINDLYGMVAAARRWDPPPGNMGLGMALAGTGTHARFFGPFVSPRTFGSYGAGSSLLWVDPVSDVSFCFLSSGVMDEGDNVARFQKLSSITASAVRSP; this is translated from the coding sequence TTGTCCGACAAGCAGAACTCCCAGGCGACCATCACCGATGTCCCCGGACTGGAACGCCGGTTCCTCGAGGTCCTCGACGAGACCATCCGCGACGACATCGCACGCGGGGACTACTACGGCGCCAACGTCATCGTCGCCCGGCACGGCCGGATCGCACTGCGCGGCACCTACGGGCGCTCCGACATCGACACCGACCGGCCCACCGCCGGTGACAACATCTACCGCGTCCTGTCGATGTCCAAGGGATTCACCAACGCGCTGGTGTTGCGCGCGCTCAGCGAGGGCAAACTCATGCTCTCCACACGCGTGGTCGACCTCATCCCCGAGTTCTTCGGCCCCGAACCGTTCCGGGCGGCTCGCAAGGACCGGATCAACGTCGCGCACCTGCTCACCCACCGCGCCGGCATGCCCGCCACCCCCAATCCCGGGCTCGGACCGGAGCAGTTCGCGGTGCTGGCCGACGTCATCGCAGCGCTCGGCACCGTCGACGTGGTGCACGAGCCGGGCACGAATCTGAACTACTCCCCGGCCATCAATCATGCGCTGCTGGGCGAGATGGTCCGTCGCGCCTACGGCGCCGAGTCCTTCCGCGAGCTCGCACACGAGAAGGTCTTCGCCCCGATCGGCATGACGCACACCCGTTTCGGCCTGTCGCCGGCGTGGAAGAACCGCGCGGTTCCGCTGAAAGTCATCGTGGCCAACGATTCCTGGCTCGACCCCGACGACATCGAATGCCTCAACGAGGTCATCGACCGACCGGACGCCGAAATGCCCTGGGTCGGGGCGGTTTCCACGATCGACGACGTGTTCGCCTTCACCGAGATGTTGCGCAACCGGGGTCGCACCTCAGGTGGTGAGCAGCTCATCGGCGAGTCGGTGCTGGACTTCGCCACCACCAACCAGACCGGTGACGACATCAACGACCTCTACGGCATGGTCGCCGCCGCCCGCCGATGGGACCCGCCACCCGGCAACATGGGACTCGGCATGGCGCTGGCCGGGACCGGCACGCACGCCCGGTTCTTCGGCCCGTTCGTCTCCCCGCGCACCTTCGGCTCCTACGGTGCCGGGTCCTCGCTGCTGTGGGTGGATCCGGTCTCGGACGTCTCGTTCTGCTTCCTGTCGTCCGGCGTGATGGACGAAGGCGACAACGTCGCCCGCTTTCAAAAACTGTCCTCGATCACCGCCTCCGCTGTCCGCTCCCCGTGA
- a CDS encoding cytochrome P450, whose translation MHNTTGGCPVAHGFDVMSEAYYRDPALHLAAVRYDTPVFWYEQLHGWVVTRREDALHVLGDWKTFSSAANTAAQVPEKYRDVYPPELVSSMIVGQDPPGHTETRRIAQRGFLKDRMDRLQPEIEARAHRIVDRFENDGSGNIVEDYCLELTTQTIMALLDLGYDKEQMLRQVRDDLFAVLSSAHADITEDARLEIWDRFVAANLELREIIESRRGSEADDLISVLASARDADGSWSLDTARIGLHIAEFAAAGTDTTAQAMGNAILFLSRNPESLQDAIAEPELWPRVFEETVRRRPSSTFTSRRATTDVEIGGVTISAGEMIHVALSSANTDPAHADRPFEFDIHRPDPGDHLAFSTGRHTCLGNPLARVQGPTGLKVLFERLPSLRPDEPVELDFRSTALVPIRRSLRVSWDTGDVQRSKERTVRTLNLDVLERTDVSDGVVALTLGHPDGGELPRWKAGAHIDVHLPGEEEPLVRQYSLSSDPEQRTTYRIGVLREPDGRGGSAAAHDTLLPGSAVTVSWPRNNFRLASAARYVFVAGGIGITPILPMITEAERAGVEWELVYGGRSRSSMAFLDELAAHGDRVTLVPQDESGPIDVPGLLGTVREDTLVYACGPEPLLQAAEAAMADWPKDSLRLERFAPKTVERTEPDTPFQAEFTESGAVVEVGADETILDSAERAGLPVISSCKTGTCGTCESRIVSGRADHRDSILSTSEQEADETMMICVSRAAQGCSRIVLDR comes from the coding sequence ATGCACAACACGACCGGAGGATGTCCGGTCGCCCACGGTTTCGACGTCATGTCCGAGGCGTACTACCGCGACCCCGCGCTGCACCTGGCCGCGGTCCGGTACGACACCCCGGTGTTCTGGTACGAGCAGTTGCACGGCTGGGTCGTTACCCGCCGCGAGGACGCGCTGCACGTCCTCGGCGACTGGAAGACGTTCTCCTCGGCAGCCAACACCGCAGCGCAGGTTCCGGAGAAGTACCGCGACGTGTATCCGCCGGAACTGGTCTCCAGCATGATCGTGGGACAGGACCCGCCGGGGCACACCGAAACCCGCAGGATCGCCCAGCGCGGGTTCCTCAAGGACCGCATGGACCGGCTCCAGCCCGAGATCGAGGCCCGCGCCCACCGGATCGTCGACCGGTTCGAGAACGACGGCTCCGGCAACATCGTCGAGGACTACTGCCTGGAGCTGACCACGCAGACGATCATGGCACTGCTCGACCTCGGCTACGACAAGGAACAGATGCTGCGCCAGGTGCGCGACGACCTGTTCGCCGTCCTCTCCAGCGCGCACGCGGACATCACCGAGGACGCCAGGTTGGAGATCTGGGACCGGTTCGTGGCCGCCAACCTCGAGCTGCGGGAGATCATCGAATCCCGGCGCGGTTCCGAGGCCGACGACCTGATCTCGGTGCTGGCCTCGGCCCGCGACGCCGACGGGTCCTGGTCCCTGGACACCGCGCGCATCGGTCTGCACATCGCCGAGTTCGCCGCTGCCGGTACCGACACCACCGCCCAAGCCATGGGCAACGCGATCCTGTTCCTGTCCCGCAACCCCGAGTCCCTGCAGGACGCGATCGCCGAACCCGAGCTGTGGCCGCGGGTGTTCGAGGAGACCGTGCGCCGCCGGCCGTCGTCGACGTTCACCTCCCGCCGCGCCACCACCGACGTCGAGATCGGCGGGGTGACCATCTCCGCAGGCGAGATGATTCACGTGGCGCTGAGCAGCGCCAACACCGACCCCGCGCACGCCGACCGGCCGTTCGAGTTCGACATCCACCGCCCCGATCCAGGCGATCACCTCGCGTTCTCCACCGGACGACACACCTGTCTGGGCAACCCGCTGGCCCGGGTACAGGGCCCCACCGGGCTCAAGGTGCTGTTCGAGCGGCTGCCGTCGCTGCGCCCCGACGAGCCAGTCGAGCTCGACTTCCGGTCGACCGCCCTCGTTCCGATCCGGCGGAGCCTGCGGGTCAGCTGGGACACCGGCGACGTGCAGCGCTCCAAGGAACGCACCGTGCGCACCCTCAACCTCGATGTGCTGGAGCGCACGGACGTCTCGGACGGCGTCGTCGCTCTGACGCTGGGACACCCGGACGGCGGTGAACTGCCGCGCTGGAAGGCCGGGGCGCACATCGACGTGCACCTTCCCGGCGAGGAGGAGCCGCTGGTGCGGCAGTACTCCCTGTCCTCGGACCCCGAACAGCGCACCACCTACCGGATCGGAGTGCTGCGGGAGCCCGACGGGCGCGGCGGTTCGGCGGCCGCGCACGACACGCTGCTTCCCGGGTCGGCGGTCACGGTGTCCTGGCCGCGCAACAACTTCCGGCTGGCATCGGCAGCGCGGTACGTGTTCGTCGCCGGGGGCATCGGCATCACCCCGATCCTGCCGATGATCACCGAAGCCGAGCGTGCCGGGGTCGAGTGGGAACTGGTCTACGGTGGACGCAGCCGTTCCTCGATGGCGTTCCTGGACGAACTGGCCGCCCACGGCGACCGGGTCACCCTCGTGCCGCAGGACGAGTCCGGGCCGATCGACGTTCCCGGCCTGCTCGGCACGGTCCGCGAGGACACCCTGGTCTACGCCTGCGGCCCCGAACCGCTGCTACAAGCCGCGGAGGCGGCCATGGCCGACTGGCCGAAGGACTCCCTGCGCCTGGAGCGGTTCGCCCCGAAAACGGTGGAGCGCACCGAACCGGACACACCGTTCCAGGCGGAGTTCACCGAGTCCGGCGCGGTCGTGGAGGTCGGCGCCGACGAGACCATCTTGGACTCAGCCGAGCGGGCCGGTTTGCCGGTGATCTCCTCGTGCAAGACCGGTACCTGCGGCACGTGCGAGAGCCGGATCGTCTCCGGCCGCGCCGATCACCGGGATTCGATCCTCAGCACCTCCGAACAAGAGGCCGACGAAACCATGATGATCTGCGTCTCGCGTGCTGCGCAAGGCTGTTCCCGAATCGTGCTCGACCGGTGA
- a CDS encoding TetR/AcrR family transcriptional regulator, with protein MIDRTARSAATRRRFVEVALRLFRDEGYAQTSMSQIAQAAGGSRANLYLYFNSKPQLVTTRMRELEPEVEELYTALDELPDHSPETMLGWVDRARQMWFRYAAEFESIYQAMSAESDILEEWLGLIHRMCRAQVVLYRDCASEEERLDRQAHMFTLMMSLERNFYFLYVRQRGDQEDRILAALANQWARLFAE; from the coding sequence ATGATCGACCGCACTGCCCGCAGCGCCGCCACGCGCAGGCGCTTCGTGGAGGTGGCGCTACGGCTGTTCCGGGACGAGGGCTACGCTCAGACCTCGATGTCGCAGATCGCCCAGGCTGCAGGGGGGAGTCGGGCCAATCTTTACCTGTACTTCAACAGCAAACCGCAGCTGGTCACGACGCGGATGCGGGAGCTGGAACCGGAGGTGGAGGAGCTCTACACCGCGCTGGACGAGCTGCCGGACCACTCCCCGGAGACGATGCTGGGCTGGGTGGATCGCGCCCGGCAGATGTGGTTTCGGTACGCGGCCGAGTTCGAGTCCATCTACCAGGCGATGAGCGCCGAATCGGACATCCTGGAGGAATGGCTGGGGCTGATCCACCGCATGTGCCGGGCCCAGGTCGTTCTCTACCGGGACTGTGCGTCCGAGGAGGAACGACTGGACCGGCAGGCGCACATGTTCACCCTCATGATGAGTCTCGAGCGCAACTTCTATTTCCTGTACGTGCGTCAGCGCGGTGACCAGGAGGATCGGATCCTGGCCGCGTTGGCCAACCAGTGGGCGCGGCTGTTCGCCGAATGA
- a CDS encoding HelD family protein, which produces MVLTDARTYEEEQERRHLAGTVRLLSAELERLTDSIDRSAEFIQAQKEHLWEHWRDMDSSEKARFRVDVDLSVTQGEHSVQRRDHVERLLDSPYFGRVDFHADSDTESRAHYIGVHNFSDPETQEILIHDWRAPVSTLFYDFESGRAHFEAPVGTIHGEIAGKRQYKIRGGQLEYMFDSSLNIGDDVLQRELGQSADDRMQNIVATIQREQNAVIRNETARVLILQGVAGSGKTSIALHRVAFLLYRFKDTLSSDNIMILSPNKVFGDYIADVLPELGEQQAAEIDFGRIAGKFLAKVTDYETFSEQVLKLLEHGDEAAAERMRYKARPEFVTALEEWIAARAEEDFAPAGIERKNKRLSVEWVTDAFEEARGLPIFTRLDRVASRAVNQLKQEVLDRGGSKWSSADASSVRRQVRAMFAHKDALAMYKAFYQDSARSGMFTPLDRKRIEYADVFPLIYTMIRTTRQETYGHIRHLVVDEMQDYTPVQYAVLRELFSCDMTILGDSNQSVNPFSSSSLPTIHDIFPEADCLELCKSYRSTIEITEFAQLISRNDKLVPIERHGPSPRITACSDQRDQHERILTVLEQHARSDNRSLGIICKTVTQAEKLHRALSEAGVELTLLDYDSTAFAGGIVVTSAHVSKGLEFDTVIVPDIDEENYADEMDRCMLYIACTRAMHQLHLTHRGQLSRFLEFAREPANRPGEIHSETAKNYDHAMETPVG; this is translated from the coding sequence GTGGTCTTGACGGACGCGCGGACGTACGAGGAAGAGCAGGAGCGCAGGCATCTTGCCGGGACGGTACGGCTGTTGAGCGCGGAGCTGGAGCGGCTCACCGACTCCATCGACAGGTCCGCCGAGTTCATCCAGGCGCAGAAGGAGCACCTGTGGGAACACTGGCGGGACATGGACAGTTCCGAGAAGGCCAGGTTCCGCGTCGATGTGGACCTGTCGGTCACCCAGGGCGAGCACTCGGTGCAGCGGCGGGACCACGTCGAACGGCTGTTGGACTCGCCCTACTTCGGGCGCGTGGACTTCCACGCGGACAGCGACACGGAGTCCAGGGCCCACTACATCGGGGTGCACAACTTCTCGGATCCCGAGACCCAGGAGATCCTGATCCACGACTGGCGGGCGCCGGTGTCCACGCTCTTCTACGACTTCGAGTCGGGGCGGGCACACTTCGAGGCGCCGGTGGGCACCATCCACGGCGAGATCGCGGGCAAGCGCCAGTACAAGATCCGAGGCGGGCAGCTGGAATACATGTTCGACAGCTCACTCAACATCGGTGACGACGTCCTGCAGCGGGAGCTGGGCCAGTCCGCCGACGACCGGATGCAAAACATCGTGGCGACCATCCAGCGCGAGCAGAACGCCGTGATCCGTAACGAGACGGCGCGGGTGCTGATCCTGCAGGGCGTGGCAGGCTCCGGCAAGACCTCGATCGCGCTGCACCGGGTGGCGTTTTTGCTCTACCGCTTCAAGGACACCCTCTCGTCCGACAACATCATGATCCTCTCGCCCAACAAGGTCTTCGGCGACTACATCGCCGACGTTCTCCCTGAACTGGGTGAACAGCAGGCCGCCGAGATCGACTTCGGCAGGATCGCGGGAAAGTTCCTGGCCAAGGTCACCGACTACGAGACGTTCAGCGAGCAGGTGCTCAAGCTGCTTGAACACGGCGACGAGGCGGCGGCCGAGCGCATGCGCTACAAGGCGAGGCCCGAGTTCGTCACCGCGCTCGAGGAGTGGATCGCCGCACGCGCGGAGGAGGACTTCGCCCCCGCCGGGATCGAGCGCAAGAACAAACGGCTTTCGGTCGAGTGGGTCACCGACGCCTTCGAGGAGGCGCGGGGACTTCCGATCTTCACCCGGCTCGACCGCGTGGCGAGCAGAGCCGTGAACCAGCTCAAACAGGAAGTGCTGGACAGGGGCGGCAGCAAATGGTCGTCGGCCGATGCCTCCAGCGTCCGCAGGCAGGTCCGGGCCATGTTCGCCCACAAGGACGCGCTGGCCATGTACAAGGCGTTCTATCAGGATTCGGCCCGCAGCGGCATGTTCACGCCACTCGACCGCAAGAGGATCGAGTACGCCGACGTGTTCCCGCTGATCTACACCATGATCAGAACGACCCGCCAGGAGACCTACGGCCACATCCGTCACCTCGTGGTCGACGAGATGCAGGACTACACGCCCGTGCAGTACGCCGTGCTGCGCGAGCTGTTCTCCTGCGACATGACGATCCTGGGCGACTCCAACCAGTCGGTGAACCCGTTCAGCTCCTCGTCACTGCCGACGATCCACGACATCTTCCCCGAGGCCGACTGCCTGGAGCTGTGCAAGAGCTACCGCTCCACCATCGAGATCACCGAGTTCGCCCAGCTCATCTCCAGAAACGACAAGCTCGTCCCGATCGAGCGCCACGGACCGTCGCCTCGGATCACCGCCTGCTCCGACCAGCGGGACCAGCACGAACGAATCCTGACCGTCCTCGAGCAGCACGCACGCAGCGACAACCGCTCCCTCGGCATCATCTGCAAGACCGTCACCCAGGCGGAGAAGCTCCATCGTGCCTTGTCCGAGGCCGGTGTCGAGCTCACCCTGCTCGACTACGACAGCACCGCCTTCGCAGGCGGCATCGTCGTCACCTCGGCGCACGTCTCCAAAGGACTGGAGTTCGACACCGTGATCGTCCCGGACATCGACGAGGAGAACTACGCCGACGAGATGGACAGGTGCATGCTCTACATCGCCTGCACCAGGGCCATGCACCAACTCCACCTCACCCACCGCGGACAGCTCTCGCGCTTCCTGGAGTTCGCCCGGGAACCGGCGAACCGCCCCGGCGAGATCCACAGCGAGACGGCAAAGAACTACGACCACGCGATGGAGACACCGGTGGGGTGA
- a CDS encoding MFS transporter, producing MPTTSDGPGNSAPSTTAEPRLVRVVLPTATALALTAPGQTPAVSIFVDPIIDSLGLSRTVVSTAYMAGSVSGALVMPLLGRVIDRFGPRTVMATIGACFGLILLAASTVSGIIGLTAAFIGIRVGGQGALNLVATTTVAIYVHRHRGFAMGLTSALGTAGISLVPVLLERLISQLGWREVRALEGVVVLALVIPAALLVLPRTPPRPDQHQRESAPDNDVGTGLRNGPTVDWTLPEAMRTGMFWMVASGVGVCSLVSTALTFHQVALLGERGLNAAQAAAVFVPQTLAGLAASFLLGWLADHVADRVLIIATMAVLSVATLGAGWLHPGWTAIAYGLTLDVCTNGIRTLEAVAFPRCFGLRHIGSIRGVVHSVTVGASAFGPPLLAIGRSMTVSYRPVLLVLCLLPLTVIVAAALVKNPPSAPPNRPPEERDTVKPATTPCEEQPD from the coding sequence GTGCCCACCACCTCCGACGGTCCCGGAAACAGCGCCCCCAGCACAACGGCCGAGCCTCGCCTCGTCCGCGTGGTCCTCCCCACCGCGACGGCACTGGCGCTGACCGCACCGGGGCAAACCCCGGCCGTGTCGATCTTCGTCGACCCGATCATCGACTCGCTGGGGCTGTCCCGCACGGTGGTCTCGACCGCCTACATGGCCGGCTCGGTCTCCGGTGCGCTCGTCATGCCGCTGCTGGGACGCGTCATCGACCGTTTCGGACCCCGCACGGTCATGGCCACCATCGGCGCCTGCTTCGGACTCATCCTGCTCGCCGCATCCACCGTGTCCGGCATCATCGGTCTGACCGCGGCCTTCATCGGAATCCGCGTCGGCGGCCAGGGAGCCCTCAACCTGGTGGCCACCACCACCGTGGCCATCTACGTCCACCGCCACCGCGGCTTCGCCATGGGGCTGACCTCCGCCCTCGGAACGGCGGGCATCTCCCTGGTACCGGTACTGCTCGAACGGCTCATCTCCCAGCTGGGCTGGCGCGAGGTGCGGGCGCTGGAGGGGGTGGTCGTGCTCGCGCTCGTCATCCCCGCCGCACTGCTCGTCCTGCCGCGCACTCCTCCCCGACCCGACCAGCACCAGCGGGAATCCGCCCCTGACAACGACGTCGGAACAGGGCTCAGGAACGGGCCAACCGTGGATTGGACCCTGCCCGAGGCGATGCGCACCGGCATGTTCTGGATGGTCGCCAGTGGCGTCGGGGTGTGCAGCCTCGTGTCCACCGCGCTGACCTTCCATCAGGTCGCGCTGCTCGGCGAACGAGGCCTCAACGCCGCACAGGCCGCCGCCGTGTTCGTCCCCCAGACGCTGGCCGGGCTCGCCGCCAGCTTCCTGCTCGGCTGGCTCGCGGACCACGTCGCCGACCGCGTCCTGATCATCGCCACCATGGCCGTCCTCTCCGTGGCCACGCTCGGCGCTGGATGGCTCCACCCCGGATGGACGGCCATCGCGTACGGGCTCACCCTCGACGTGTGCACCAACGGCATCCGCACCCTGGAGGCCGTGGCCTTCCCCCGCTGCTTCGGCCTGCGCCACATCGGGTCCATCCGGGGGGTCGTGCACTCCGTCACCGTCGGAGCCTCCGCCTTCGGACCACCGCTGCTGGCGATCGGACGGTCGATGACCGTCTCCTACCGGCCAGTGCTGCTCGTGCTGTGCCTGCTTCCCCTCACGGTCATCGTGGCCGCCGCGCTGGTCAAGAACCCGCCCTCGGCACCACCCAATCGTCCTCCGGAAGAACGGGACACGGTGAAGCCCGCCACGACCCCCTGCGAGGAGCAGCCCGACTGA